CGGAAAAGCGCGCCCCCATGTGGAAGGGGCGCTGACAGTCACAAAGGAACTGGTGGCACATTCCCCATGGCCGCCAGCTCCGCCTGCACCTGCCGGCGCGCATAGGCGCTGAACTCGCTCACCAGACGGGTGCGGGCCACATAAGGCGGGAAGATCAGCGCCACCGTGGTGGGGATGTCCGGCGTGAAGGGGCGGATCTCCAGCCCCGCCGCCGCCCGCTCCTCATGGGCGGCGAGCGGATTGACGAGGCTCACCCCCAGCCCCGCCCCCACCAGGGTGCAGACCGAGGCGCCGAGATCCGTCTCCGCCACGATGCGCCGCCGCACCCCCGCCGCCGTGAACACCTGGTCGATGCGCTCCGCCAATTGCCCTCCGCCCGGGGAGGCGATGAAGGCGTGGTCGGCGAAATCCTCCGGGGTCAGGCTGTCGCGCGCGGCGAGCGGGTGGCCCTTGGGCAGCACGGCCACGCACTGGCCGGTATGAAGCGGCTCCACCTCCACCCCATAGGTCTCCTGGTAGAGCATGGCGAGGCCCATGTCGCAGAGACCCGAGCTGATCCATTCATGCACCGTATTGGCGGTGCCCGAGCGGATGGAGACCATGACTTCGGGATAATCCACCATGAAGCGCGCGGTGATGCGGGTGAGAAGCCCGCCGGCGAGGCGCGGCATGGCGGTGACGCGCAGGCGGTCGGCGCGGAAGGAGCGGATGCCGTGGGCGGCGGCTTCCAGCGAGCTCAAGCCTGTAAACGCCTTCTCCACCTCCTGAAAGAAGCGCGTGCCCTCATTGGTGGGAAAGACGCGGCTGCCGGTGCGGTCGAACAGGGCGAACTTCGTGATCTGCTCCAATTGCGCGATCAGGCGGCTGATCTGGGGCTGGGAGGTGTTGAGGCGGCGCGCGGCTTCCGTCATGGAGCCGGTCTGCACCACCGCCCGGAAGGCCTCGATGTGCTGAAGGCCCATGCGCCGCTGTACCATATCAGATCCGTATGAGAGGGGGCATAATTAGAATTATGCATCATGAAGCCGGCTTGCCATAGTCGGGACGCTGAAAGAGCGAGCGGCATGGCCAACTCGCCCAGTGGGGAACATGATGAAAGCTCTTTGCGGGATCGCCGTCGCCTTGTCGTTCACGCTGGCCGCCGGTGCGGCGCAGGCTCAGAGCCGCGTGGACACCATCCGCCAGACCGGCTCCATCA
This genomic interval from Aquabacter sp. L1I39 contains the following:
- a CDS encoding LysR substrate-binding domain-containing protein, producing MVQRRMGLQHIEAFRAVVQTGSMTEAARRLNTSQPQISRLIAQLEQITKFALFDRTGSRVFPTNEGTRFFQEVEKAFTGLSSLEAAAHGIRSFRADRLRVTAMPRLAGGLLTRITARFMVDYPEVMVSIRSGTANTVHEWISSGLCDMGLAMLYQETYGVEVEPLHTGQCVAVLPKGHPLAARDSLTPEDFADHAFIASPGGGQLAERIDQVFTAAGVRRRIVAETDLGASVCTLVGAGLGVSLVNPLAAHEERAAAGLEIRPFTPDIPTTVALIFPPYVARTRLVSEFSAYARRQVQAELAAMGNVPPVPL